In the genome of Candidatus Nitrosotenuis sp. DW1, one region contains:
- a CDS encoding J domain-containing protein: protein MVENNYDILGVKYGASEGEIRAAFRKLVLDHHSDRGGDEEKVKKIIQAYEDLKVGKTHPDTQDEQLKKSRVYSGDSDEERRKRNLVLSGDVAREMKIAEQWAALLNRSDQTGSKLFGSKELGEIEFERKKTGELFIKGRFWAGRFTYDGSIVMAGSITNPYFSQDDDNKTHITVKNGNFTLLDPLQNNFQIEHGAKIVAENGDIIVGNVIGIKETLQDPEGRVGLYVTKEHFTELSAPKGKIIAGTARETVFLDGDTVVVHNLINNVKVRGRIISVFGSTVNYNVEIEVRSGGAITFHDEGSCFALSDDAIIKLENGKRFKLHDLKTSNMVGHGREITYDYLDSIGKKPEKRSRYNFGFFKK, encoded by the coding sequence ATGGTTGAAAATAATTATGATATTTTAGGTGTAAAATACGGTGCTTCTGAGGGGGAAATCAGGGCGGCATTTAGAAAACTGGTCCTGGATCATCACTCTGACAGGGGAGGCGATGAAGAAAAAGTCAAAAAAATAATTCAGGCCTATGAAGACCTCAAAGTGGGAAAAACACACCCTGATACACAAGATGAGCAACTAAAGAAATCGCGCGTTTATTCTGGCGATTCTGATGAGGAAAGAAGAAAACGAAACCTGGTTCTTTCAGGAGATGTTGCACGTGAAATGAAAATTGCAGAGCAATGGGCAGCATTACTGAACCGTTCAGACCAAACGGGCTCTAAACTTTTTGGCTCAAAAGAATTAGGGGAAATTGAATTTGAACGAAAAAAGACAGGCGAGCTTTTCATAAAAGGCAGATTCTGGGCAGGACGCTTTACTTATGATGGGTCAATTGTGATGGCCGGTAGCATAACCAATCCTTATTTTTCTCAAGATGATGACAACAAGACACACATTACAGTAAAAAATGGAAATTTCACGTTACTTGATCCACTGCAAAATAATTTCCAAATCGAGCATGGGGCAAAAATTGTGGCGGAAAATGGCGACATTATTGTTGGAAACGTAATTGGGATAAAAGAAACACTTCAGGATCCTGAAGGTAGGGTTGGCCTCTATGTTACAAAAGAGCATTTCACAGAACTTAGCGCACCAAAAGGCAAAATCATCGCAGGTACTGCGAGGGAGACTGTGTTCTTAGACGGGGACACTGTAGTCGTACATAATCTTATAAACAATGTAAAGGTGAGGGGAAGAATCATCTCTGTTTTTGGCAGTACGGTGAACTATAATGTGGAAATTGAAGTTAGATCTGGCGGTGCAATAACCTTTCATGACGAGGGATCATGTTTTGCATTAAGTGATGACGCAATAATTAAACTCGAAAATGGAAAACGCTTCAAGCTGCATGACCTAAAAACGTCAAACATGGTGGGTCATGGACGGGAAATAACATATGATTATCTTGACAGCATCGGGAAAAAACCCGAAAAGAGAAGCAGATACAATTTTGGCTTTTTCAAAAAATAG
- a CDS encoding DUF72 domain-containing protein, whose translation MKISIGCTGWGYGGWIGSFYPKNMPASGFLRHYSSIFDITEINSTFYRIPDKSATRKWYSETPPHFRFTAKLPKIITHENKLQNASVYLEQFLESMKPLGSKMSFVVMQLPPSLSFDDAKPRLEELKSFPSNYVIEGRHESWFSDDATKYLSDNKTCLVWNDVPGVKNPFPITSDFVYVRIIGDRSIPEKDFGKIMRDRTNDLRVWADRLNNAINQISFGMVMTNNHYEGFGPSTANKLRVLLGLEELVWSDKKQKTIADF comes from the coding sequence TTGAAAATTAGCATTGGCTGTACTGGTTGGGGCTATGGTGGCTGGATTGGCTCTTTTTATCCAAAAAACATGCCTGCATCTGGCTTTCTTAGACATTATTCGTCAATTTTTGATATTACTGAGATAAATTCCACATTTTATAGAATTCCTGACAAATCCGCAACAAGAAAATGGTATTCTGAGACGCCCCCGCATTTTAGATTTACAGCCAAGTTGCCAAAAATCATAACACATGAAAATAAACTTCAAAATGCATCCGTGTATCTGGAGCAATTTTTAGAATCAATGAAGCCGCTTGGCTCTAAGATGTCCTTTGTTGTAATGCAATTGCCGCCATCATTGTCATTCGATGACGCAAAACCAAGACTTGAAGAATTAAAGTCGTTTCCCTCAAATTATGTAATTGAAGGAAGACATGAAAGCTGGTTCTCAGACGATGCTACGAAATATCTTTCTGATAATAAAACTTGTCTTGTGTGGAATGATGTACCTGGAGTAAAAAATCCGTTTCCAATAACATCTGACTTTGTATATGTAAGAATAATTGGCGATAGATCAATTCCTGAAAAAGATTTTGGCAAAATAATGAGAGATAGGACAAATGATCTAAGAGTTTGGGCAGACCGATTGAATAATGCCATAAACCAAATTTCGTTTGGAATGGTAATGACAAACAATCACTATGAGGGATTTGGACCATCTACTGCAAACAAACTGCGGGTATTGCTTGGTTTGGAAGAACTTGTATGGTCTGATAAGAAGCAAAAGACCATTGCTGATTTTTAG
- a CDS encoding DM13 domain-containing protein: MLKTITISIMIGTFLVGTYYVLAASYLPPVQEDKLVSALGKMKTDLTYDKFISMSRDERTSLVDQMPSSTVRMLLTEAQNHPSYVSENTDEIKLKSGSNDIRFTKLTQLTGVKGYDASGTASIVYAGDMVFLRLEDFSVTSGIDQHLYLTKDGTIASGIDLGPIKASVGNQNYDVTGIDVDTYNVLIIYSDTFDTYYAYTKFLKAE; the protein is encoded by the coding sequence GTGCTAAAAACCATTACTATTTCAATAATGATTGGGACTTTTCTTGTTGGCACCTATTATGTTCTTGCGGCATCATATTTGCCCCCAGTTCAGGAAGATAAGCTTGTATCTGCATTAGGAAAAATGAAAACCGATCTTACATATGATAAATTCATTTCAATGAGCAGAGATGAAAGAACCTCTCTGGTTGATCAGATGCCGTCTAGCACCGTTCGAATGTTATTGACAGAAGCACAGAATCATCCGAGTTATGTCTCTGAGAATACTGACGAGATAAAACTGAAATCCGGCTCGAATGATATTCGATTTACAAAACTAACACAGCTGACTGGTGTCAAGGGGTACGATGCAAGTGGAACTGCATCTATTGTTTATGCTGGAGACATGGTGTTTCTAAGACTTGAAGATTTTTCTGTCACAAGTGGAATTGACCAACACCTGTATCTGACAAAAGATGGAACAATTGCAAGTGGGATTGATTTGGGGCCAATCAAGGCATCGGTAGGAAATCAAAACTATGATGTAACTGGAATAGATGTTGATACATACAATGTCTTGATAATTTACAGTGATACATTTGATACCTATTATGCTTACACAAAGTTTTTGAAAGCAGAATGA
- a CDS encoding DM13 domain-containing protein, which translates to MNKKLTIGIVLAFLIPVIVYASSPLFFDTTIDEEIPSSAKINTLQTQDAETMQPIALALGIFVGVGDGIHNAEGTAKVLSIDDAQFLRLEDFKATNGPDLHVYLATDEKATDYVDLGSLKANIGNQNYRIPEGTDLSKYDTVLVWCKQFSVLFGHANLS; encoded by the coding sequence ATGAACAAAAAATTAACCATTGGAATCGTTTTGGCATTTTTGATTCCGGTAATTGTTTATGCCTCGTCACCGCTTTTTTTCGACACAACCATTGATGAGGAAATACCGTCGTCGGCCAAAATCAATACGCTACAAACACAAGATGCAGAAACCATGCAACCAATCGCACTTGCGTTGGGAATTTTCGTAGGCGTAGGTGATGGGATACACAATGCTGAGGGAACCGCCAAAGTACTGTCAATAGACGACGCTCAATTCCTGAGACTGGAGGATTTCAAGGCGACAAATGGACCTGACTTGCACGTGTATCTGGCAACCGATGAAAAAGCAACTGATTATGTAGACCTAGGCTCACTAAAGGCAAACATTGGAAACCAAAACTACCGCATTCCTGAGGGAACCGATCTGTCAAAATATGATACTGTCTTGGTGTGGTGCAAGCAGTTTTCCGTGTTGTTTGGCCATGCAAATCTTTCTTAA
- a CDS encoding MFS transporter: MLDWLSMDGKLLLSARVVRAFSYGFLSIVLAIYLKSIGFNEILIGAILSATLVNSVIFTMFSSFYADRFGRRKILTLYALLMAFSGVIFLLTDNYIALIIAAFIGTVNVTGAETSAFLSIEQATLPKTVKDIKKRNTVFGFYNMVGMLAMSAGVLLSGFPQILQTHLGLSQTDSFKPLFAIYGIAGIVSAVIYYFLSKEIELQSKPNPLARNRLSPKSKKIIWRLSALFSVDSFAGGFVIQSIVSFWFFTKFGVALTDLAFIFSIAGMLTAFSYVLATRLADKIGLINTMVFTHIPANVLTVLIAFAPTLPLAMGFYLGRMALSQMDVPTRQSYIASVVNEEERIAAAGITNTSRNITQAVSPSIAGVIIQSLWISAPFVVGGLLKIAYDIGLYVNFRKIKPDQEQEK; the protein is encoded by the coding sequence TTGTTAGATTGGCTTTCAATGGATGGAAAACTACTCTTATCTGCTAGAGTAGTTAGAGCGTTTTCATATGGATTTCTTAGTATCGTTTTAGCAATTTATCTAAAGTCAATTGGTTTTAATGAAATACTAATTGGCGCAATTCTCTCTGCAACTCTTGTAAACAGCGTCATCTTTACAATGTTCTCAAGCTTTTACGCAGACAGATTTGGTAGAAGAAAAATTCTGACCCTTTATGCGCTGTTGATGGCGTTTTCAGGCGTCATATTTCTCCTAACTGATAACTACATTGCATTGATAATCGCGGCATTCATTGGAACAGTAAATGTAACTGGTGCAGAAACTAGCGCATTTTTATCAATTGAACAGGCAACACTACCAAAGACCGTAAAAGACATCAAAAAGAGAAACACCGTATTTGGATTTTATAACATGGTTGGCATGCTTGCAATGTCTGCAGGCGTTTTACTATCTGGGTTTCCACAAATATTACAAACCCATCTTGGACTTTCTCAGACAGACTCATTCAAACCTCTCTTTGCCATATATGGGATTGCCGGAATTGTATCTGCCGTAATCTATTATTTCCTGTCAAAGGAAATTGAATTGCAATCAAAGCCAAATCCGTTGGCCCGTAATCGCCTGTCTCCGAAATCAAAGAAGATAATCTGGCGGCTTTCGGCACTTTTCTCCGTGGACTCTTTTGCAGGAGGGTTTGTCATACAAAGTATAGTGTCGTTCTGGTTTTTTACAAAATTCGGCGTCGCGTTAACTGATCTTGCGTTTATTTTTTCAATAGCGGGGATGCTTACTGCATTTTCATATGTTCTGGCTACGCGGCTTGCAGATAAAATAGGACTCATAAATACAATGGTCTTTACTCATATACCTGCAAATGTTCTGACCGTTTTGATTGCCTTTGCACCAACGCTTCCTTTGGCGATGGGATTTTACCTTGGACGGATGGCCCTCTCGCAGATGGATGTCCCAACTCGCCAGTCGTATATTGCATCAGTTGTAAATGAGGAGGAACGGATTGCAGCAGCTGGAATAACAAACACCTCTCGAAATATAACCCAGGCAGTCAGCCCCTCCATAGCTGGCGTAATAATACAATCCCTTTGGATTTCTGCACCGTTTGTGGTGGGTGGACTCCTAAAGATAGCATATGATAT